CCGCACCAACCGACGCAATCAAAAACATGAATCTCGATTAACAAAAGGCGAGGCGGTAGCAACCATGATCACAATAACGCTTAAAATACACGCGACGAAAGATTCGGAAGGCCTCGTCGAGACCGATATCCCTTTCATACACCAAACGATTATGATTCTAACTCCATTAACATCCTACATCGTCATCAAAGATCAGAAAGAGCCCAATTGATCCAAGATAACCAGTTCAAGGGGATTACCTTAGAGGAATCTGAGGAATTATGCTACGGGATCGAAGAATTCGGAATGAGACAAGGGATTTAAGAGTAGGAAACGAGAGTGTTTCGTCGGACGCGGGATTTGGGGAGGATTTGCGGCGCCAAGCGGCTTAAAAGACGTTCTGATCTCAGATATCAGCCGTACGATCAGTGGGTCCTTGGATATTGGACGGTTGATTCCTCTATGCCGCTGTTTCACGTGGTGGTCTCTCATGGTTTAAAATACCAAGTGTTGCAGATGTTTTTCATAACACTGTTTCTGTTTTATGTTTTTAAAAGTATTTTTGAAACTCCAAGTTACTGAAACACCTTATGTAgatacaatcataaaaaaatatatttatatttaaatatttatataattgacTCCAAATAATTAATAAGGTAGAGATGTAGGAAAATTTGTTGttgtattaatatattattataaatacttCAAAATTTATGTTACTAAGAGAGAGGATAATACGTGATGTAATTTCCATATCTGATATTAAATTATGTTATAAgccaaaaaataattaataaagaaCATATATtgcataattttaattattagatGGAGATCATTTTTGCACTCGCACTTTAGAATGCTGTGGGAGAAAcatatatttaaagaaaaagatcaAGGATTTTTCATCTCATTTTATCTAAATAATCTTCATGAATTTATGCATTATAAAGATTTGTAATGATAAGAATACTAACCCACATTTGTAATGATAAGCAATATAAGATTCCAAATTCCACCAAGTCCATTACAGTTTGATCACTTCAAATATCacataatcaaaataaaaagttACATTTGGAAACGAAGCTTTTTCAACAATTGTCTCGATTCGAAGACATGTCGAATGGATGAAATGAATAATCCAAGTCTGACCTCATCAAATCCATCTGAGAAAAGGTTTTATAATAGACTGATCTGAGCATGCATGAAAAGGAGTTTTTTCCGTCTTAGACTGATCTGAGTATTGTGTTTACTAGCTGAGTAGATTCCAAACGACCAGCTCATATGCTGAAGGCAACGAGAGGAATCTGTGTTGGCTTTTCCCTTTGCCCATGAAAGCTGCGTTTCTCCCACTCTTCTTGCCCTTCCTTGACAGTGGGTGCACCGAGCACGGGTAAGCTGTCGTCGTCAAGCACCACGACTGCAGCAATTTACTTCATGAAACAAGGAAACAAGCCAACCTACCTTGTCTTCATGTGTGGGCATGTTTCTGTTGATCTTTCCATGTCGTTTcatgaagagaagaagaaagttAGGACTTGCTTTCTTGTCATCCTTCAGTTAAGTTTATGAATTACAAAAAATAACTTTAAATTTcattcggatcggtacgtaccaaaGTCCAAACATGATCCGCCGCCGCTATATGGATCATTTCTTTCCGATACATCTGCCACGACCACCATGTATCCGAACATCTGCAGCACACACAGCCAATTACAAGAAGAAAACTAGGTGACAGCAGAACATGATCTTGTTGTGGGCAAAATCGAAGCAGAGTTGTATGGGCTCGGGGAAGAAGGTGGCTCCGTTTAAAATCTTGAAGACCAAAGCACACATCTATAAGAGGGAGTAAATGCCACCGTCTCGTTCATGGCGAAGACAATCCTGCACAGGTTGGATCGAAAAAAGAAACACCAAGATGTAAACCGAAACAAAAGTGCAGGGTGTGAAGGACTTACAGCAAGATCACTTCATAGTGTAAGCTAATAAATGCTGGTGAATATAAACAGAAGCTCCAAACTTGCTGTTGGTGGCTGTGGCCTCTTTTCCCATTGTCTGGAAAATACTGATTCATATATCATCCTTTTGATCCCAAACCGACTAGTATATCTTCTCCATCTGCTCCAAAAAAGGAAAGCCCAGTGCACGAAGCCCGCACTCAGAAGGAAAAGCCAATGAGAAATTGATACGAGAAGTAATGTGCAAAAAAGAAGTAAAACACAAAGAGAATAACAATCATATAATCAAAAAATGTAAAGACGAACAGTAAATATACAAATTAAGAACAAGGGAGAAAACCATCCTTCAATCTGATCTTTGCAAGCCAAAAGAGATTAGGAAACCCAACCATACAAGTAAACTCATCATCCCCACTGGAGCATAAAGTCCTTTAAATCACAGAAACTGACCACAATTACTCATCCCTACACACATGATTACTCAATTCCTTCATGGCTTAGCAATGAACACCGTCTTGACCCCTATCACCACAATAAGTACTGAAGACACCACAGACAATGACCAGCTAAGCTGAATATCCAATAGAAGAAAAGtccctttgtaatcatccaatgaatatatatatatatatatatatatatatatatatatatatataacatgatcttcaaagagaaaaaataatGGAAGCATGTTTACGGCTTGATTAGGAACTGGCCGCAAACAAATAACAACTAAGGCGGATCATTCCACTGCATAGCAGCGAAATATACAACAAACTTCAAGCAACACATTTATCAAATGACCACCTTGCAAGAATAATTAAACCTATTTAGAAACTTGGGGTTCTACTCTCACCATGAAAGGAACTTTCTTCTTTTCTACTTTAACAACTACATACCATGTGTGTCACTACTCAAACAGAACAAAGGAAAATTAAACATCCACAACAAACTCAAGTGGTATGTGATAGACTTTATCATTGAAGTATGGAAATATACATAAGTTCAATAGAAATAGGACAAGACCCTACCCCATAGTCATTCCTTAGAACTTTCTGATTAAACATGCTGTAAAATGCTTATGACAAGATGAAACCATATTCTCGGGGCAAAAATTAGGGATCAATAATTGGAATAACAACATAACTACATAAAGAAAAGCCAATATTATGTGTGTTCACCACAATAAATTTAAGTTTCAATCTTAGTTATCCGCTTTAACCTTCCTACTGAATTTCCAGAAAGACTCCAATCCCAATCAAGGTGCAAGAATCAGCAAATTGTTGCATCATAACTAATCagcaaaaacattaaaaacactaAGGACGCACTTCAAATTGACAGGTTTCCTTTCCATGGTACAGAATTATTAGTCAAAGGAAACCTAACCATGCATCCAGCTGCACACATGGTGTCACCACTTATTCAGGTCAACAGAAGATCATTAGCCCCAAGGTGAGGGGGGCGCATGCACACATGAACTTCATGTTCTTCTGGTCCAACTCGATGTTTTGGAACCATAATCTCAAGCAAAGCACCAGTTTCATCATAGTATGCTTCCAGGTTGGCATCTTCAGGGATACGTGTCGGTAGTGCTATTTCCCTTATAAATTCCCCTGGAGGACAATGCTCAGGGGAAGGGTCAGTTAGTTTGAAAGTCCTGTCATGCCTCTTTATGTAAGGCATTCGGGCAGTGCTGACacaaattatcttcaaaattccATGTGTAAGATTGTTCCTCCAAGAAACTTTCACTCTTTGTTGATCAGCAAATGGCAAGCTCACCATTATCAAGTACCCCTCATCATCTTCATATATTGTCTTTGCAGCAGTTACAGGTCCATATGCATGCTTCATAACACCAGTGAATTCGTTCAACCATGATGGCTCGACTTCGTGCATCTCCACATCTTGACCTCTTTCAGCATGGGGATTTGCAGGAAGGCAGAAATCCTCATGCATAACATGAGGGAAGAAATCCTTCCTGCGTTTACTGCAAACAGGACAAAGGTCCATCCCatcaccattagaatgatttgactGTGAAGATAAATTCAAACTCGAAACATTAAGTGACTTTTTAGGATGGGGATGCGAAATGTTCTTCAATGGAGGCCTCTCAATTTCAAATTCAGTGTTGGTTAGATTCCTCCACAACTCAAAATCACTGGCTTCAAGAGGGATTGAAAAATTAAGATCCCTGCCCGTGAGCTCCACCCACTTTTTGCGGTCCAACTCACAAACAACCATTAGATTAGGACACCTGATGACCTCAATTCCATGGACACATTGTGGATTCGACAGTCCCCGATACTGCTTGCGCTGCATCCTGTGGGACCGAACAAAACCCCTGTCAACACTGATTGGGAATTGTGGCTCACCAAGACGAGAGTGCCCATTCATATAGCTCCGCAGTTGCATCTTCCCAAGTGCATTCTCTGGCCTCTCTTTGAAAATCCACATGTACATGTTCTCCATGTCATGCTGAACCAAGAACACATCGTGGCGAACATCAGACTTGTCAAAGCCACTAACCCCATTTTCATCCCAGATGACCTTTCCCTTGGATTTCTCCGAGAGAATGGGCTTGAAATAGAAGCTAAAGAAGAACCACGCCCCCCAAATGCTATCCCCTCGCTTGGTGCACTTGCGAGCAGCAGTGACCTTTGGGATGTGAAGGGTTGCCTCTGCATCATAGAGTTGAGGGCCAAGGCCAACATCCAGCATGTCAAAAGGGTCTGAATTCCACGATTGCTGGGAAGGAGAACGTTCGGCCGAGAGGGGGAGGTTGATGTCCGGGGCACCAGAAAGGACAACCTGATGCCGCTGGATCAAGAGCTCACGGTCGGAGTCCTCGTGTGACGAAGACAGTAAAAGGCCTCCAGATGGATCCATGGAGAGGAGCGTGGATGGGTGATGGTTTTCCATGGATAAGGTGGTGAGGAGATCTTCTCCCATCCTTGTTTCTTCTTTGTTTTCGCCCTAGAACCTCTGcagtcacctcctcctcctcctgctatcTGATGGGTGGATTTCGAATTTTGCCGCAGTCAACGAACGCATGCCACAGACGCCACACGCAGATCCATTCCATATATCCCACCACCCGATTCCTAATGCACCAAGACAATGCCAGTAACCCCCGAACCCAACAAAACTTCACCTGCAGAAGCGAACAAAAGAATAGTCTTTTTCGTTTCAGCAGTCCGAAACCCCAACACGCTCAGA
This DNA window, taken from Musa acuminata AAA Group cultivar baxijiao chromosome BXJ3-7, Cavendish_Baxijiao_AAA, whole genome shotgun sequence, encodes the following:
- the LOC103991326 gene encoding uncharacterized protein LOC103991326, whose amino-acid sequence is MGEDLLTTLSMENHHPSTLLSMDPSGGLLLSSSHEDSDRELLIQRHQVVLSGAPDINLPLSAERSPSQQSWNSDPFDMLDVGLGPQLYDAEATLHIPKVTAARKCTKRGDSIWGAWFFFSFYFKPILSEKSKGKVIWDENGVSGFDKSDVRHDVFLVQHDMENMYMWIFKERPENALGKMQLRSYMNGHSRLGEPQFPISVDRGFVRSHRMQRKQYRGLSNPQCVHGIEVIRCPNLMVVCELDRKKWVELTGRDLNFSIPLEASDFELWRNLTNTEFEIERPPLKNISHPHPKKSLNVSSLNLSSQSNHSNGDGMDLCPVCSKRRKDFFPHVMHEDFCLPANPHAERGQDVEMHEVEPSWLNEFTGVMKHAYGPVTAAKTIYEDDEGYLIMVSLPFADQQRVKVSWRNNLTHGILKIICVSTARMPYIKRHDRTFKLTDPSPEHCPPGEFIREIALPTRIPEDANLEAYYDETGALLEIMVPKHRVGPEEHEVHVCMRPPHLGANDLLLT